The sequence below is a genomic window from Carassius carassius chromosome 45, fCarCar2.1, whole genome shotgun sequence.
GTGTCAGGCTGGCACTGGCAGAAAACATTACTCCCCCTTAATTCGTTGTTGACTTTTTACTGTTATTACAGCTTCTTAAATTGTCAGAGCCTCTATGTATGGCTTGCTGTGGGGAAGTTTGGATGAAGCTCACTAATACTGCAACACTGAACTGCTGTTTTAGTCTTCACAGCATCAACACCTCTCAGTGTAAACGAGAGAGATGTTTGTAAAGTCGTCTGGAGTTTTATCTCAGATGTGTGACATGCTGGGGAACTAGATCAAGCTGTGTGCTTGGGTCTCTGTAAATGAAAGTGTGTGTAAGACTGGGCTCAGGATAGAGGTTAAATTTGTTCCTTCTTGCAGTGATAATTGGGCACAAACTTTGATGTTCTCAGTGGACTTTGAGGTATATTGTGAAGTGTTTCAGTGTAATTTACCCACTGTCAGTTTCAAGATGAATTGCTGCTTTGTTCACCACATTAAGCCATTACAACAACACAGTTTGATGGCTCTCATTGTTTGATTTTTCCACTATTTGGAATTCAGAAGCAGATTTTATATttcctccttttgctttaatgattgaaagagcaagtgaacaaaactcaATTATCCATGTTCTCTGTTATAATTCGAGAGGAGCTTTTGCTTCCGTCTGATTTATCTGTCAAATCTATATTATGTGATCCATTTTCCAGTCATTTAAAATCTCTCAAAAACCttacaaatattatttacttTGTGGTTTTATTGGTAAACAAATACAGATTTTCATCCAGAAGTCTCAGACTTTTGGTTAGTTTGAGAGTTtagaaaatgacattttacaaaccTTCAGTGAACCATATCTGACATTTAAAGCAAAACCCCACAATGGCTCAATCAAGTATTcatgcaaatattttttaatttattagatttttaattcAATATTTGTGCAAATGCAAAAACAGCTTTGGCAGAATAACACTGAAAATAacatagaattattattattatttttaagttagaAAAGAGAGCAATTCTCCTTATCGATCTGGCGGCACTTCAGCAGTTTGAGGAAAGACTGCATCTTGTGCGCATCTTTCCTGAAGCAGTAGATCACACTGTAATCTCTTCTCACAGTTTCAAGTTTACTAGAAGACACAAAGCGATCGGATGTCTGTTCAGGACCCTCCAATGCCAAACTACCTTCACCCAGTATCTgaccgacagagagagagatagattgTTTTTCAAACATATTGGAATTTTCCAGAAAAATTCAAAAAAGAGTTTGGACTCATAATTTTCAACAATTTATATTCACCTGTCTAATGAGAACAATTATACCCTGTTCCAGGCTCATTAGTTTGGTAGATATCCATTTGCTCCTGGTAAGCAGGGCACTTGGGACATTCTCATAACTCTCAAGAGATGCCTGTACTTCTACCAGTGGATCAATCCAGAACTGGGCCAGAATCAGGATCGAGTGAAGGATCCATTTGTCCTGGAGGGGAAAACAAAAAAAGCTAGTTTATTTCAGCAGTTCTTAGCAGAAAGTTACTCTTACAGTCAATTTCATCAGATGTCATTAGAGGAACTCACGGAAATCTCTTGGATTTCACTTTTAGACAAAGGAACCGGCACCGTTTTAGGAGCACACATGGTCCCTTCGGGAATATGCAGATTCATTCCGTATGAAATGAGCATCTCATCCTGAAAATATTTAGGAATCATTCTGTACAAGTTGactgtttaattattttcatcagGTATTTAGATTCAAAATTGTAAAGCTTAGCTTTAGGTTCATTTCTCTGTTACTCACAAACATCAATTTGGAGTCCTCTGAGAAGCGGTAAATGAGCTCTGCATGTTGAACAGCTCGTTCCAGGAGCTTCTCAATTGAGATGGTGCAGGACGTTCCTGCAGTATCTTGGCCCGGACAGTCCACAGGAGATCCAGCCACGGCCCGCGGTGAGCAGAGCACAAATGCCACACAGACCTGTAGAACTTCAGGATGATAACGGGACAAAAAGAGAGATTCGTTAGCAGATACATTCAATAATGTTCACATTGATTTTATAGCCTGAATGTTTATCAAAGCAactttgtaaaatgtataattatacttAGTGAGACTACATgctataaacatttcttattaatatgtTTGTCATACTCTTAGCGAGATATGCTTCAGTTAGCCATCAATTAGCAAATTGATCTTTTGTGCAAAATTGTAAATGTATTCTCCGTACCTGTAGTTATCTTcattttttgtaaaacaaaagtCAATTCTTGTTGGACTCTCTGACTGTGGTCCTCTCACAGTTATGTATACCTTATATACTCTACCAGTTTTATGAATAAACCAAATAAGAAAACAACTTGAACGTAAGTGATGGTAAGTTGATATGTGACCACATGTTTCACTGTTTTTATGCATAATCTCTAATATAAAAAAGACGTGTCAGATGCAAAATTCAGCTGTTTCTGTGCGCTACTGTTTCAGATCTCCGCTATTTGAGTAATATTATATTTTGCAATGTGACATGCCAAAActactttaaacataatttttgtaGTCCACTATCATACTGTGATATAGTAgtagtataaattataaaacgcATTTTTTCCCCAGGTCATATTAAATAAGAAACTGGAacatttgtacttttaaaaataactctAATGCAAGACTAAATTGATacatgaatattattaatattcaagTGCAAAGTTACAAACCCCCTCACCCCACAAAAAACAGCCCCTTAAAAAACACAGGCCCCTAAAATGAGAGCTAAAACCCTGCATTCCTTTCGGTCGTGATCATGTGGACTAAAACAGTGATGTTTTAACATactagatatatttttaaattatgttataATGCTCTGTGTGGTCATTACCTGtctaataaaatgcataacatattAAAGCATCTTTGGTGTTTCCATGCTTTCTACAAAACTGAAATCGAGGGGTTATGAAGTCATTGGCAGGTGACACAATGACACTTATATGGACATGGTCtgtgtcactagttaaaattgcttatttctctggatttaaacattctttgaaACACTTAGGatacacaagtcagcaaaatatacAAAACcgttctagtgtttttttttttatattttataaataaaatcttacatTGTGCCTTTAACATCACACCGCGAACTTGCGCTGTTGTTGTGTAAAAACAACTTTTGTCTCACTTCTGAAAATAACTTATTAGTGCAACATTTTTGCAGTTCTCATCTTATTGCTTAGCTGACCGTTTTTTAGCCTACAGTTTATTAGATAATATGAAGGTAAAACTTATTTAAACCAACATAAACAGCAGTGATATTATGTAGCCTATgcagtgaaaaaaattaaaaaagttttgTAAGAGTAGCAGACCCTGTCTCATGACGTGGGGAAGTCTGAGGTGACTCcctcattttattattcataGTTTTCCATTTTCATGAGGGTGTCCAGTGAGCAGTAAGATAAGCATAGATGAAGTCTTAAGGTCTGTCCAGGGATCAGATGTCAGACTTGTGACGTTCTTTATGCCAGAAGCATGTCATCTTTACATCTTCATGACGTAAGTGAAGATGATCCTTGCCCCACTGAAAAGTTGACCAAAAGATATGTCTCTCACCCAGCTAGAAGAATAAACCAAAGTCTGATTTGGTAAGTATAATGTGATAAGTATAATTGTTtgcccatacacacacacacacacacacatgaacaattCCATAATGCTTATGTGTTCTATGGTGtttcagtgtggttgctaggttgaTATTCTGGGTTCTAGAATGGGATCTCTGCTAATTTTATTGTCAACCATCAATAGCTGAAGATGGCCATTGTTGATTTtgttggaaaatatttttttatttacatatttttttatttacatttaccaaGCCATGTATTGTAAAAATGACTTAGATAAAAGTGCTTTGCTGTTTGCTTAGTAATTCAAGACACAGGAATATCATCTCACATTCTGGCAGCCACGTAACAGTCGTGACACAGCACACGGCAGCGGGTTGAGCTTGGCACAAGTTTGATGAGGTGGCAGGATGGCTGTTAATCACTAATTACCTACGGTTTCACACAAATCAGCTACAGGAGACAGATTGCAGTGCTAGAGTCAAGGGCACAACGGTGACACAAGTTTCATCAAGACTTCAGATTTCAGAAACTGGAGCAATGTGATGTTCAGATTTAAGATTAGAGACTAATTTTATatattgcagttttatttttttggctccAGTTCTTTCCTAGGATATTTTAACAACAAATGAATGCATTGTTAAGGTGAGCACATAATCAAATcttataaaaacttattttaccCACCTGcctgaaattttaattttagtgacaTCATAGGCTTTATCTTAAATTCAAACGTTTTTATAAAACGCAGAACACCCAGTGACGCCACAGTTTTAACAGAAATATAATCCATCTCAGCCTTTCACCTCAGCCTCTCTCTGTCATAAGAAAAACACatcaaagaaagtaaaaaaaaaaaaaaaaaatctcacttttTATTTCTTCGGGTGTTAGTTTGGAGGGTGTTTGCTAATGGGAAAAATGATTCTGTACATCTGGTAAGCTTGTTTGTGCATGTTGTCATGATTGAATGGTGTGAAATACTGCAAATGGTTGAATGTGGTTATTGCAGCCCTACTTTGTTGATGAACATTGCATCAATGAAAACAGTTCTTACAGGCCCAATTTAATGCTGAATGTAAAGCTTGTAACAGCTGGTGAGCAGTGGGGCCTCAGGGTTTGTGCTCAGAAGAGCCACATACACAAAGTGTACATTTAAATGAGGAGTCTAAGGATATTTTtaggggcctggagaagttttgtcatgccctgacatgtgtgctttttttttattttcttataaatatctaaatgggtaaagtctaatctcactgtaatcagcacaaactgggctgtaataatatgtgaaatgcatgtatgttcatgattgtgtttttgagaaaagaaatattatgcgtggttagtgaaaaactaaaaatgttaaaacacttgaataaggcaaaaaacacataaagaacaatggttcccgggatttttgagaactggagcttgtagcctagaatttttctttctaaattatgtgaaaatcatcttgtttactcactcacagaaaacaatatattgatttaaattttctaagacactttttgttggtaaaagtcatatgcgagtaggcatcaactacctaaatatcattgtgatttacacctgagaagacaaagacctgcataatgagctgcataatgagcctttcagtcatctgtgccattGAGAGggaaagagttacaagaaagaatgtgagaacaaaataaatctatataattttatgtttgtagtttattaagaatatatttaattatcccacaacataatttaatatccacttgggggagcagttaaacagtttattagaaacatgaGAATTAGTGCATGAGAATAGAGCACTTTAATTACATTATGGAAGTTTATTAAGTATATtgaaataatgtgttttactgCACTTTTTTCACCTGGGATGCAATGCAAGTCATATGTCTATCTAGTCATCTCATCAAGAggccaaaaataacatatttattataatgccaaatataaaataatataaacatttatttatgtggTTGCTATGTGGTCTCTGTGATGTTCTGTTTCCTTAGATATGGTTAAGATCCTTTGTTGTAAATCTTAGTATTTCTGTAATGATTGTTTttgcatttacaaataaattgcCTGATTACTTAGAAATGTTATAGCACAGCTCTCCTTTGCAAGCAGcactataaaatacatatataaacaaatcaataaagaaGAAGTAACACTATTGCCACCAAAAGAATCTCTTAATTTTCTTCCACCAGGTGTCAGTAAAGGTCCGGGAGGCTCTGACAGATGGACTCTATTCATCAGTTCCAGCACCGAGGGGCTCGGGTTCATTTGTGCAGTGGAGAGATGTCACGATAACAAAGACAGATTGTGAAATGATACACTCTATCAGTCAGACGTAGAAAGAAGGAAAACAAATCAACTGCAGTTTAATGAAGAATGAAACCgaggaaaatgaaagtgcaaatgGAAATGTGTGATTACCTGTTGTACTCTCCTCTGCTCTTGCTCTCTTTTAATTGAGGCAAGGGAATGAGCTTTACAAATTCATTACTTTCAGTacatctcacacactcacagacacacgcgCTGGATCTATTTGCCATCGATGGGAGTTCATTTGTTTGGCAATTCAAATCAGACTCATTTGTGGTTTGAGCGAGACCTCATAGGCCCGGCGGAGTAAAGAAAAAGGGGTTTTTGATTGGCGACGGGCATCAGAACAACACGAATGTTGGTTAACATGGCCGTTGGCTTTGTGTGCATTAGACTGCATTCATAAAGCCGATGGGAGGACCTTGCTTCCCTTCGGTTTGTGCTTCAGATATTTTAGAAGCATGAATGGTGATAATCTGTTTCCCTCTCGCAGGTTAATTTCCCGTTCGCCCGTATTCACGCGGTTTTCAAATAATACGCAGGTGAATGAAAGCCACAAGACAGATAATGACAGCAGAACAATTTGAGAGCATATGCTCACATCTCCCAGAAAAGGCCCCAAAAAGGCCTGCGGAAAACTCAACAAGCACCTCTCGAAATAATTGGTCATCTCTGAAGAGTAATCTCAAGCCCTGCGGCCTGGTTCTCCTTTACCAAGTTGGGAGATTTTATAGCTCTGCCATACTTATGAGCTATCTTTCTCTGATCAGTATTTGCTCGGCGGCGCTGTCAGATAAAGAACTCGCTGGCAAACAGCTTGAAGCTGCGGCTCTGACATGATCTAGTCGTTTCATTCTCAACTAATGCCCGCGTCACACTGTTCCCAACCAAGACCACAGCCCCCAAACCTTTAAGAGCGTGTATGGCGCTGGAAATGATTGCCAGCTTGTTATTGTCAGGAATTTAGCAAAAAGAACAAAATAGAGTATGCTGTCTGCTGTCCGACTGCTTGTTTTTGCAGTGGCTCGGAGGTCATTGCCTGAGGAGAACAAAGGTTTCTACAGTCGAGTGCCTGGGTTTACAGCGAGACTCCATTCTTTCTAAAAAAATTGCATGGCTTCTCACTAACTGAACCCTGCTGGTCTGCCTCCAGCTGGCTAATAGTGAACCTTATTCATTCAAATGTGTGACTCATAATTAAATCATGAGCGCAAGTATGGATTCATAGCACCGCTTATGAGAATGGAAATAAACAGCTGTAAATTCTGCTCTCTCCGGCCCTCCAGGAGCCCCTGGCGAAGCGCTCGAAAGAACCTGTGAAGTAAACAGTTAAATATTCACGGCACACCTGACAGCACAAAAGCCACGTAGAGAAATATCCATTAATTATCGCAATTCATCAAGTTAATAGGCTGTGTTTGAATAATAGTCTGAGTATAAAAAAGAGCAATGGTTTTAGCTCATTAGGCTCTTTAATACTCTCCCGCACAAAGAGAACATCAGCACGCAGCAAACATCATTACATGCGCATGCGTTTATGATGGGATATCGATTTTTTTTTCCGCTGTCTATGAAATTATAGCAttaaaaagacaggcaaagatcAAGAACATTGAGATCAAGAGAAGCCGGTTATGACAGTCGGTTTCTCTATGCTGGGTCAACTGTTTAGAATGCGCTTACATGCGTTTCGTTTCTTTATTCTTTCATGACTGATCATCAGTGGCTTTTTCTTGcctttttcccctctctctcccaACTCATTTCTAACTGTGCTTTTAAATAGAAAAGGCTAGAAACTCTGAACCGTTGGAGGGGACAGAATTGGAAAAGTAGAGAGTAATTTGATGGAAACTtccagagttaaaaaaaaagaaaataggaaaAGTAGATTAAAAGGTCTTTCAATAATAACACATTTGAGAACTCCCACCTGTACCCCTGAGTGCCTATGCCCTGCATGTTTCAGCAAATGTAATCTTTTTGGTACAGAAAGCTCTTCACTACCATGCTTAATATAATACTCATATTTTTAGGCCTTTTTATAATGGCAGAAGAACAGTTCTGGGTTGCATGAATAAATTGAATTCATATCATGCATGGATGAATCAAAATCTTTGATTTTCTCATGAATGCAAAGTCAACATTAAGATTTGATGCATTAGGCCTCTCTAAAAACTCTAGATTTTCA
It includes:
- the smtlb gene encoding somatolactin beta, which encodes MKITTVLQVCVAFVLCSPRAVAGSPVDCPGQDTAGTSCTISIEKLLERAVQHAELIYRFSEDSKLMFDEMLISYGMNLHIPEGTMCAPKTVPVPLSKSEIQEISDKWILHSILILAQFWIDPLVEVQASLESYENVPSALLTRSKWISTKLMSLEQGIIVLIRQILGEGSLALEGPEQTSDRFVSSSKLETVRRDYSVIYCFRKDAHKMQSFLKLLKCRQIDKENCSLF